In the genome of Pseudomonas sp. HS6, one region contains:
- a CDS encoding response regulator transcription factor codes for MRLLLVEDHVPLADELIAGLQRQGYAVDWLADGRDAVYQGRSEPYDLIVLDLGLPGVPGLEVLGQWRAEGLATPVLILTARDSWAERIEGLKAGADDYLTKPFHPEELHLRIQSLLRRSKGQANQPTLKSAGLHLDEGRQCVVRDGADIQLTAAEFRLLRYFMLHPEQILSKSHLAEHLYDGETERDSNVLEVHVNHLRRKLGKSVIETRRGQGYLFGGQAS; via the coding sequence ATGCGTTTGCTTCTGGTGGAAGACCACGTTCCTCTGGCCGATGAGTTGATCGCCGGCCTGCAACGCCAGGGTTATGCCGTGGACTGGCTGGCGGACGGACGCGACGCGGTTTATCAGGGCCGTAGCGAGCCGTACGACCTGATCGTTCTCGACCTTGGTTTGCCAGGTGTGCCGGGCCTTGAAGTGTTGGGGCAATGGCGCGCCGAAGGGTTGGCGACGCCGGTGTTGATCCTCACTGCCCGGGACTCCTGGGCCGAACGCATCGAAGGCCTGAAGGCTGGTGCCGACGATTACCTGACCAAACCCTTCCACCCGGAAGAGTTGCATTTGCGCATTCAATCGCTGCTGCGCCGCTCCAAGGGGCAGGCCAACCAGCCAACGCTCAAATCGGCCGGGCTGCATCTGGACGAGGGCCGCCAGTGTGTCGTGCGTGACGGCGCCGACATTCAACTGACCGCCGCCGAGTTCCGCCTGCTGCGTTACTTCATGCTCCACCCGGAGCAGATTCTTTCCAAAAGCCATCTCGCCGAACACCTCTACGACGGTGAAACCGAGCGCGACTCCAATGTGCTTGAAGTCCACGTCAACCATCTGCGGCGCAAACTCGGCAAAAGCGTGATCGAAACCCGTCGTGGTCAGGGTTATCTGTTCGGCGGACAAGCTTCGTGA
- a CDS encoding PepSY domain-containing protein, with protein MKLNARAASRTALALLIVCSAVVARDLDQDEALRLRQQGVILPLEQVLHNALDRYPGAKLLEVELEEKHDVYIYEVELLTVDGVTRELHLEAATGRLLKDKED; from the coding sequence ATGAAGCTTAATGCTCGCGCCGCCAGTCGAACTGCGTTGGCGCTTTTGATTGTCTGCTCGGCGGTGGTGGCCCGCGACCTCGATCAGGACGAGGCCCTGCGTCTGCGTCAGCAGGGGGTGATTCTACCGCTGGAGCAAGTGCTGCATAACGCGCTGGATCGCTACCCCGGTGCGAAATTGCTGGAAGTCGAGCTGGAAGAAAAACACGACGTCTACATTTACGAAGTCGAGTTGCTGACTGTCGACGGTGTCACGCGCGAGCTCCATCTTGAGGCGGCCACCGGCCGCTTACTGAAAGACAAGGAAGATTGA
- a CDS encoding PepSY domain-containing protein — MKTLTALSLASFIGLCASLAHARDLGPDEALRLRDAGTIVSFEKLNATALARHPGSTITDTELEEKYGKYLYQVDLRDPQGLEWDLELDAVSGQVLKDHQDT, encoded by the coding sequence ATGAAAACCCTGACTGCCTTGAGCCTCGCCTCGTTCATCGGTCTGTGCGCCAGCCTCGCCCATGCCCGCGATCTTGGCCCGGACGAAGCCCTGCGTCTGCGCGACGCTGGTACTATCGTGTCCTTCGAGAAGCTCAATGCCACGGCGCTGGCCAGGCATCCGGGTTCCACCATTACCGACACCGAGCTGGAGGAGAAGTACGGCAAGTACCTCTACCAGGTCGATCTGCGTGATCCGCAGGGGCTGGAATGGGATCTGGAATTGGACGCTGTCAGCGGGCAAGTGCTCAAGGATCATCAGGATACGTAA
- a CDS encoding patatin-like phospholipase family protein, producing MTAIHIKFPALTLKAGPRAMARIRAQGLNAADVGTLPGAAGGPKALGIQGLDLALFGEWLPAAPRERSLIGASVGSWRFASACLPDAAEGIRRLGHLYTEQNFNKGVTIGEVSRSSQRMLDDLLDGRDAALLDNAHYRLNIMVVKSHGGLADDHRGRLGLALGSVIADNLRGRARLSRHFERLIIHDPRLAPPVHALNDFPSRFVALDAGNLRQALLASGSIPMVMEGVRDLPGAGAGTFRDGGLLDYHLDLPYNGDGIVLYPHFSDRVIPGWFDKTLPWRKASVERLQDVLLLAPSKEYLARLPYGKLPDRNDFKRFMGDAPSRQKYWRAAMDESRRLGDEFLELAANGRLAERLLTL from the coding sequence ATGACAGCCATCCACATCAAGTTCCCTGCCCTCACCCTCAAGGCTGGCCCGCGTGCCATGGCGCGCATCCGCGCCCAGGGCCTGAACGCCGCCGACGTCGGCACCCTGCCCGGCGCTGCCGGTGGGCCGAAGGCGTTGGGGATTCAGGGGCTGGATCTGGCGTTGTTCGGCGAGTGGCTGCCGGCGGCTCCGCGCGAGCGTTCGCTGATCGGTGCGTCGGTGGGTTCCTGGCGGTTCGCCAGTGCCTGTTTGCCGGACGCCGCCGAAGGCATCCGTCGCCTCGGTCATCTGTACACCGAGCAGAACTTCAACAAAGGCGTGACCATCGGCGAAGTCAGCCGCAGTTCGCAGCGCATGCTAGATGACCTGCTCGACGGTCGCGATGCAGCATTGCTCGACAACGCTCATTACCGCTTGAACATCATGGTGGTCAAAAGTCACGGCGGGCTGGCGGACGACCATCGCGGCCGGCTCGGGCTGGCGCTGGGTTCAGTGATCGCCGACAACCTGCGGGGGCGTGCGCGGCTGTCGCGGCACTTCGAACGGCTGATCATCCATGACCCGCGCCTGGCGCCGCCGGTGCATGCGCTGAATGACTTCCCGTCGCGTTTCGTCGCCCTCGATGCCGGCAACCTGCGTCAGGCGCTGCTGGCCTCGGGTTCGATCCCGATGGTCATGGAAGGCGTGCGCGACCTGCCGGGCGCGGGTGCCGGCACCTTCCGCGATGGCGGTCTGCTGGACTATCACCTCGACCTGCCCTACAACGGCGACGGCATCGTGCTCTATCCGCACTTCAGCGACCGGGTGATTCCCGGCTGGTTCGACAAGACCCTGCCGTGGCGCAAAGCCTCGGTCGAACGCTTGCAGGACGTGCTGTTGCTCGCGCCGTCCAAGGAATACCTGGCGCGCCTGCCCTACGGCAAACTGCCCGACCGAAACGACTTCAAACGCTTCATGGGCGATGCGCCGAGCCGGCAGAAATACTGGCGCGCGGCGATGGACGAAAGTCGACGGCTGGGTGACGAGTTTCTTGAACTGGCTGCCAATGGTCGCCTCGCCGAGCGCTTGCTGACCCTTTAG
- the queD gene encoding 6-carboxytetrahydropterin synthase QueD, with the protein MEIFKEFTFESAHRLPHVPDGHKCGRLHGHSFKVAIHLSGDLDPHTGWIRDFSEIKAIFKPLYERLDHNYLNDIPGLENPTSEVLAKFIWNELKPLLPELSAIRIHETCTSGCIYRGE; encoded by the coding sequence GTGGAAATCTTCAAGGAATTTACGTTCGAATCCGCCCACCGCCTGCCCCACGTACCGGATGGCCACAAGTGCGGACGCCTGCACGGTCACTCGTTCAAAGTGGCGATTCACCTGAGCGGCGACCTCGACCCGCACACTGGCTGGATCCGTGATTTCTCCGAGATCAAGGCGATTTTCAAGCCGCTGTACGAGCGTCTGGACCACAACTACCTGAACGACATTCCGGGCCTTGAGAACCCGACCAGCGAAGTGCTGGCCAAATTCATCTGGAATGAGTTGAAGCCTCTGCTGCCGGAACTCAGTGCGATCCGCATCCACGAGACCTGCACCAGCGGCTGCATCTATCGCGGCGAGTAA
- a CDS encoding alpha/beta fold hydrolase has translation MTDWLLDQVFDFNGRQIRHGVRGDGPPLVFVHGTPFSSYVWHRIAPHFFASHRVHYFDLLGYGRSEQPDADVSLGVQNELLAQLLDHWGLQRPDVVAHDFGGATALRAHLLNGKDYRSLTLIDPVALTPWGSPFVQHVRQHEAAFSGLPDYIQRAIVPAYIRGAIHRDIPDDELAPYVQPWLGDPGQAAFYRQIAQMDQRYTLEAQPLYPTIRCPVQILWGEEDQWIPIERGRALHQMIPGSQFHPIPNAGHLVQEDAPEAIVAALLRFL, from the coding sequence ATGACGGACTGGCTGCTGGATCAGGTCTTTGATTTCAACGGGCGACAGATTCGCCACGGGGTGCGCGGCGACGGCCCGCCGCTGGTGTTCGTGCATGGCACGCCCTTCTCTTCTTACGTGTGGCACCGCATCGCGCCGCATTTTTTCGCCAGCCATCGGGTGCATTACTTCGACCTGCTAGGCTACGGGCGGTCCGAGCAACCGGACGCCGATGTCTCCCTCGGCGTGCAAAACGAATTGCTCGCGCAACTGCTGGATCACTGGGGCCTGCAACGCCCGGACGTGGTCGCCCACGACTTCGGCGGCGCCACCGCCCTGCGCGCGCATCTGCTCAACGGCAAGGATTACCGCAGCCTGACGCTGATCGACCCGGTGGCGCTGACACCCTGGGGTTCGCCGTTCGTGCAGCACGTGCGCCAGCATGAAGCGGCGTTCAGCGGCCTGCCCGATTACATCCAGCGCGCCATTGTCCCGGCCTATATTCGCGGGGCGATCCACCGGGATATCCCTGATGATGAACTGGCGCCCTACGTGCAGCCGTGGCTCGGCGATCCGGGGCAAGCGGCGTTCTACCGGCAGATCGCGCAGATGGACCAGCGCTACACACTGGAAGCGCAGCCGCTATACCCGACGATTCGCTGCCCTGTGCAGATTCTCTGGGGCGAAGAGGATCAATGGATTCCCATCGAACGCGGCCGGGCCTTGCATCAGATGATCCCCGGGTCGCAGTTTCACCCGATACCGAATGCCGGGCATCTGGTGCAGGAAGATGCGCCTGAAGCCATCGTTGCAGCACTGCTGCGGTTCCTCTGA
- the codB gene encoding cytosine permease produces MTQNDPGNDYPLSEVPMHARKGLASTAMVLLGFTFFTATMFAGGKLGVAFNFGEMLAVIVIGNLLLGVYAAGLGYIAFKSGLNSVLMGRFCFGEVGSKLSDLILGFTQIGWYAWGTATAAVVLGKYFDLNEGTVLGLMVLFGLVFCATAYVGYRGLEILSYIAVPAMMLLLMLSMWVATVKVGGLDGLLSVMPSGSLDWSTAITLVFGTFVSGATQATNWTRFSRSARVAVLASLIGFFIGNGLMVLIGAYGAIVYQQPDVVEVLLLQGFAMAAMAMLLLNIWSTQDNTIYNFAVAGCNLLRTGRRKTVTLAGAVIGTALALLGMYDMLVPYLILLGTVIPPIGGVIMADFFFRWRGQYPRLADARLPAFNWPGLAAYAAGTVAAFGSPWVAPLVGIAVAALTYIAVTGLLGARNAAAPLQDL; encoded by the coding sequence ATGACGCAGAACGATCCCGGCAACGATTACCCCCTAAGTGAAGTCCCGATGCACGCGCGCAAAGGCCTGGCCTCGACGGCGATGGTGCTGCTGGGCTTCACCTTCTTCACCGCGACCATGTTTGCCGGCGGCAAACTCGGCGTGGCGTTCAACTTCGGCGAAATGCTCGCCGTGATTGTGATCGGTAACCTGCTGCTCGGCGTGTACGCCGCAGGTCTCGGTTACATCGCCTTCAAGAGCGGGCTGAATTCGGTGCTGATGGGGCGCTTCTGTTTTGGTGAAGTCGGCAGCAAGCTCAGCGACCTGATCCTCGGGTTCACCCAGATCGGCTGGTACGCCTGGGGCACCGCGACGGCGGCGGTGGTGCTCGGCAAGTATTTCGACCTGAACGAAGGCACGGTGCTGGGGCTGATGGTGCTGTTCGGCCTGGTGTTCTGCGCCACGGCGTATGTCGGTTATCGCGGGCTGGAGATTCTGTCGTACATCGCCGTACCGGCAATGATGTTGCTGTTGATGCTGTCGATGTGGGTCGCGACGGTGAAAGTCGGCGGCCTCGACGGCTTGCTCAGCGTCATGCCCAGCGGTTCGCTGGACTGGTCGACCGCCATCACGCTGGTGTTCGGCACCTTCGTCAGCGGCGCGACCCAGGCCACCAACTGGACGCGTTTTTCCCGCTCGGCACGGGTCGCGGTGCTGGCCAGCCTGATCGGTTTTTTCATCGGCAACGGCCTGATGGTGTTGATCGGCGCTTACGGCGCGATCGTCTATCAACAACCTGACGTGGTCGAAGTGCTGCTGTTGCAGGGCTTCGCCATGGCGGCGATGGCGATGCTGTTGCTGAACATCTGGAGCACCCAGGACAACACCATCTACAACTTCGCCGTCGCCGGCTGCAACCTGCTGCGCACCGGGCGCCGCAAGACCGTGACCCTGGCCGGTGCCGTGATCGGCACGGCACTCGCACTGCTCGGCATGTACGACATGCTGGTGCCTTACCTGATTCTGCTCGGCACGGTGATTCCGCCGATTGGCGGCGTGATCATGGCGGACTTTTTCTTCCGCTGGCGCGGTCAATATCCACGGCTGGCCGACGCACGGTTACCGGCGTTCAACTGGCCGGGGCTCGCGGCTTACGCGGCCGGAACCGTCGCCGCGTTCGGTTCGCCGTGGGTCGCGCCGCTGGTCGGGATCGCCGTTGCCGCGTTAACGTATATCGCAGTGACCGGCCTGCTCGGCGCCCGCAACGCGGCCGCCCCTCTACAAGATCTATAA
- the codA gene encoding cytosine deaminase — MHIINARLRNQEGLHELHLEDGLIRSIARQTEAPTLGPDDLDAGGNLVVPPFVEPHIHLDATLTAGEPRWNMSGTLFEGIECWGERKVTITQEDTKTRAKKTIQTLAAHGIQHVRTHVDVTDPQLTALKAMLEVREESRHLIDLQIVAFPQEGIESFRNGRELMEEAIRMGADVVGGIPHFEYTRDQGVSSVKFLMDLAERTGCLVDVHCDETDDPHSRFLEVLAEEARSRDMGALVTASHTTAMGSYDNAYCAKLFRLLGHSGISFVSCPTESIHLQGRFDNFPKRRGVTRVNELLEAGMNVCFGQDSIVDPWYPLGNGNILRVLEAGLHICHMLGYRNLQSALDLVTDNSAKAMHLGERYGLEQGRPANLLILSADSDYEVIRSQGLPLYSIRNGKVLMKRQMPVVEFV, encoded by the coding sequence ATGCACATCATCAACGCCCGACTGCGCAACCAGGAAGGTCTGCACGAGTTGCACCTCGAAGACGGCCTGATCCGCAGCATCGCGCGCCAGACCGAAGCACCGACCCTGGGCCCCGACGACCTGGACGCCGGCGGCAATCTGGTGGTGCCACCCTTCGTCGAGCCGCACATTCACCTCGACGCCACCCTGACCGCCGGCGAGCCGCGCTGGAACATGAGCGGCACGCTGTTCGAAGGCATCGAATGCTGGGGCGAGCGCAAGGTCACCATCACCCAGGAAGACACCAAAACCCGGGCGAAAAAGACCATTCAGACCCTCGCCGCCCACGGCATCCAGCATGTGCGCACCCACGTCGACGTCACCGATCCGCAGCTCACTGCGCTCAAGGCGATGCTCGAAGTGCGCGAGGAAAGCCGTCACCTGATCGACCTGCAAATCGTCGCGTTCCCCCAGGAAGGTATCGAGTCATTCCGCAATGGCCGCGAGCTGATGGAAGAAGCGATCCGCATGGGCGCGGACGTGGTTGGCGGGATTCCACATTTCGAATACACCCGCGATCAGGGCGTCAGCTCGGTGAAGTTCCTGATGGACCTGGCCGAGCGCACCGGTTGCCTGGTGGACGTGCACTGCGACGAAACCGACGACCCGCACTCGCGCTTCCTCGAAGTGCTGGCCGAAGAGGCCCGCAGTCGCGACATGGGCGCCCTCGTGACCGCCAGCCACACCACCGCGATGGGCTCCTACGACAACGCCTACTGCGCCAAACTGTTCCGCCTGCTCGGGCATTCGGGGATCAGTTTTGTCTCCTGCCCGACCGAGAGCATTCACCTGCAAGGCCGCTTCGACAACTTCCCGAAACGCCGGGGCGTGACCCGCGTCAACGAGCTGCTCGAAGCCGGGATGAACGTCTGTTTTGGTCAGGATTCGATTGTCGATCCGTGGTATCCGCTGGGCAACGGCAACATCCTGCGGGTACTCGAGGCGGGGCTGCACATTTGCCACATGCTCGGTTACCGCAACCTGCAAAGCGCACTGGATCTGGTCACCGACAACAGCGCCAAAGCCATGCACCTTGGTGAGCGCTATGGTCTGGAACAGGGACGCCCGGCGAACCTGCTGATCCTGTCGGCGGACAGCGATTATGAAGTGATCCGCAGCCAGGGCCTGCCGCTGTATTCGATCCGCAACGGCAAGGTGCTGATGAAGCGGCAGATGCCGGTGGTGGAGTTCGTCTAA
- a CDS encoding carboxymuconolactone decarboxylase family protein yields MNRKAASDPMATLYREGRHTFIDLVPDGGARLDALFHTVPALGELAVGVVYGHLHSRPGLDPRLREAVSFAAIVASGMVGPPLSVHLKTGLASGLAPGEMTEVLLQASAFAGFPRAVSAAEQLNHLFNEAGLASPPPPTPRDVALKFCAAVREGHSPIPLGAAVKRQLREADRLAMQACAAQAVIVECLKHSETTPQALLYLTVEADAVVAVKLFKAQ; encoded by the coding sequence ATGAATCGTAAAGCTGCTTCCGACCCCATGGCCACGCTGTACCGCGAAGGCCGCCATACGTTTATCGATCTGGTGCCCGATGGCGGCGCCAGACTCGATGCCTTGTTTCATACCGTTCCCGCGTTGGGCGAACTGGCCGTCGGCGTAGTCTACGGGCATTTGCACTCGCGTCCCGGCCTAGATCCACGATTGCGCGAGGCAGTGTCATTTGCCGCCATTGTGGCGTCGGGCATGGTGGGGCCACCGCTGAGCGTACATCTCAAGACCGGGCTGGCATCGGGCCTGGCGCCCGGTGAAATGACCGAAGTGCTGCTGCAAGCCTCGGCCTTTGCAGGCTTCCCGCGAGCCGTCAGCGCAGCGGAACAGCTCAACCATCTGTTCAACGAAGCAGGACTGGCGTCACCGCCGCCGCCCACGCCAAGAGACGTCGCACTGAAGTTTTGCGCAGCGGTTCGAGAAGGCCATTCACCCATTCCGCTCGGTGCTGCGGTGAAGCGCCAGTTACGCGAGGCGGACCGGTTGGCGATGCAAGCCTGCGCGGCGCAGGCGGTTATCGTCGAATGTCTCAAGCATTCAGAGACGACACCGCAAGCGCTCCTGTATTTGACGGTAGAAGCTGATGCCGTGGTTGCGGTGAAACTGTTCAAGGCTCAGTGA
- a CDS encoding diaminopimelate epimerase translates to MTQFYDARGNIYGVVSPRQVREAGIDLPASAQEAALSRALWSEQTIESFCQWPDAIRPAGAKHHRSDGLLIGPFQSSPPFDLLIVNTDGTLAERSGNGLTIFSQALLEQGLMPEQGASLQVHHDKQDAPSPAPTTVKSAEVAGVQGFWLDLGQPGFGPAAVGALGVEPVSFKGVEVSRIEPLVQIDHAWTNSQFVRIGNPHCVTLVQDEAALPSNAQMLESPLTDSLTAIAFATPVGAGQPCPAGVNLQWAMRAGDQRIVARVFERGEGPTASSGTSASAVASAAWRVGWVSAGEVQVVMPGGTAPILLEEQNGELTGVRLFGTAYQTKR, encoded by the coding sequence ATGACGCAGTTCTACGATGCACGGGGCAATATCTACGGGGTGGTTTCTCCGAGGCAAGTGCGTGAGGCGGGCATCGATCTGCCGGCCAGCGCGCAAGAGGCGGCGTTATCCAGAGCCCTCTGGAGTGAGCAGACCATAGAGTCTTTTTGCCAATGGCCTGACGCGATTCGTCCCGCTGGCGCCAAACACCATCGCAGCGATGGCCTGCTGATCGGCCCGTTTCAATCGTCACCGCCCTTCGATCTGCTGATCGTCAATACCGACGGCACGCTGGCCGAGCGCAGCGGTAACGGCTTGACGATTTTCTCTCAGGCGTTGCTTGAACAGGGGCTGATGCCAGAGCAGGGCGCATCGCTGCAGGTGCATCACGACAAACAGGATGCGCCGTCACCCGCGCCGACCACGGTCAAGTCGGCCGAGGTAGCTGGTGTTCAAGGCTTCTGGCTGGATCTCGGGCAACCCGGTTTCGGCCCGGCAGCCGTCGGGGCGCTCGGCGTTGAACCAGTGTCTTTCAAGGGTGTTGAGGTCAGTCGCATCGAGCCACTGGTACAAATCGATCACGCCTGGACGAACAGCCAGTTCGTGCGCATCGGCAATCCCCACTGCGTGACGCTGGTGCAGGATGAAGCGGCATTGCCGAGCAACGCGCAGATGCTTGAATCGCCGCTGACGGACAGTCTGACCGCAATCGCCTTCGCCACACCTGTCGGTGCCGGCCAGCCATGCCCGGCCGGAGTCAATCTGCAATGGGCGATGCGCGCAGGCGATCAACGCATCGTCGCGCGGGTGTTCGAACGGGGCGAAGGGCCGACGGCGTCCTCTGGCACCAGCGCCAGTGCGGTGGCGAGTGCAGCATGGCGGGTGGGCTGGGTGTCGGCGGGAGAGGTGCAGGTGGTGATGCCGGGCGGAACGGCACCGATTTTACTGGAGGAACAGAACGGTGAGCTGACTGGCGTGCGTCTGTTCGGTACCGCATACCAGACAAAAAGGTGA
- a CDS encoding MFS transporter: MTSLTPKDTFVPGRLQQMSTRIAFFIAGLGIAAWAPLVPYAKARAGLDEGTLGLLLLCLGVGSILAMPLAGILATRFGCRRVATGGTLLICAALPLLATVSSIPALIATLFMFGAGLGTVDSTVNLQAVIVERASGKNMMSGFHGLFSLGGIVGAAGVSALLGLGLSPLAAMLVVVVVLIAALFKAVPHMLPYGSESSGPAFAVPHGIVLFIGGMCFIVFLTEGAALDWSAVFLAQERGIDTAYAGLGYAAFALTMTVGRLTGDRIVRALGATRIILFGGLLAAAGLFLATFAPSWEAALIGYALVGAGCSNIVPVLYTAVGKQTVMPESIAVPAITTLGYAGILAGPAVIGFVAHASSLSFAFGLMATLLVAVAIGGKALKV, from the coding sequence ATGACCAGCCTCACGCCCAAAGACACTTTCGTCCCCGGACGCCTGCAACAGATGTCCACGCGCATCGCCTTCTTTATCGCCGGGCTCGGCATTGCCGCATGGGCACCGCTGGTGCCGTATGCCAAGGCGCGCGCCGGGCTCGATGAAGGGACATTGGGCCTGTTGCTGTTGTGCCTGGGTGTGGGCTCGATTCTGGCAATGCCGCTGGCGGGGATTCTGGCCACGCGGTTTGGCTGTCGGCGTGTGGCCACCGGTGGCACTTTGTTGATCTGCGCGGCATTGCCGTTGCTGGCGACGGTGTCGTCCATCCCGGCGTTGATCGCCACGCTGTTCATGTTCGGTGCCGGGCTCGGCACGGTGGATTCGACGGTGAACCTGCAAGCGGTGATCGTCGAACGGGCCAGCGGCAAGAACATGATGTCGGGGTTTCACGGCCTGTTCAGCCTCGGCGGGATCGTCGGCGCGGCGGGCGTCAGTGCCCTGCTCGGCCTCGGGCTGTCGCCATTGGCGGCGATGCTGGTGGTGGTCGTGGTGCTGATCGCGGCGCTGTTCAAGGCTGTGCCGCACATGTTGCCTTACGGCAGTGAAAGCTCGGGGCCTGCTTTCGCGGTGCCCCACGGCATCGTGCTGTTCATCGGCGGGATGTGCTTCATCGTGTTCCTCACCGAAGGCGCGGCGCTGGACTGGAGCGCGGTGTTTCTGGCGCAGGAACGCGGGATCGATACGGCGTATGCAGGGCTGGGTTACGCAGCGTTCGCATTGACAATGACGGTAGGCCGTTTGACCGGTGACCGGATCGTTCGCGCACTGGGTGCAACCCGGATCATTCTGTTTGGCGGTCTGCTGGCAGCGGCGGGTTTGTTTCTGGCGACGTTCGCCCCGAGCTGGGAAGCGGCGCTGATCGGCTATGCACTGGTCGGTGCCGGGTGTTCGAACATTGTGCCGGTGCTGTACACGGCGGTGGGCAAACAGACAGTGATGCCGGAAAGCATCGCGGTGCCGGCGATCACGACGCTGGGTTACGCGGGAATTCTGGCTGGGCCAGCGGTGATCGGGTTTGTCGCCCATGCCAGCAGCCTGAGTTTCGCCTTCGGGTTGATGGCAACATTGCTGGTGGCAGTGGCGATTGGCGGAAAAGCGCTCAAGGTCTGA